In the genome of Eschrichtius robustus isolate mEscRob2 chromosome 12, mEscRob2.pri, whole genome shotgun sequence, one region contains:
- the FYCO1 gene encoding FYVE and coiled-coil domain-containing protein 1 isoform X5 gives MASTSVESQLQRIIRDLQDAVTELSREFKEAGEPVTDDSTSLHKFSYKLEYLLQFDQKEKATLLGNKKDYWDYFCACLAKVKGANDGIRFVKSISELRTSLGKGRAFIRYSLVHQRLADTLQQCFMNTKVTSDWYYARSPFLKPKLSSDIVGQLYELTDIQFDLASRGYDLDAAWPTFARRTLGTGSSAYLWRPPSRSSSMSSLVSSYLQTQEMASHLDLSNPLNHEALEGFDELRLELDQLEVREKQLKEQMQQRDRENEELRAAVSLRGEQLQAERERGRAATEDNLRLAGMVAALRKQWEVTQATQNTVKELQMCLQALELGASEKEEDYRSALRRLESLLQPLARELEATRDSLGRKDQRSADVPDQLGAAEQKADVALDAKGRQKRIPSDSPLETQELGEKVLERESTWVQELSRQQSTQLEQLAKELEQLAKELQLKEEARASLERLVEEMAPLREELSRKGQEAAQLQRQLQESLAHLSSLEDELAEGRRQEQRRQEEKELLEQEARSLTRQLQLLETQLAQVSQHVSDLEEQRKQLIQDKDRLSQRVGALERLAAQSGPELPVAAEEREALSSTLQQACEKLEEKLEEEPRGPWEEQVDDPRMQGAGQEKKLQQANRELEKELQNVVERNQLLEDKLQALQADYQALQQREAAIQGSLASLQSEQASIRRMGDQMEASLLAVKKAKETMRAHVAEKEAALQSKEAECQQLREQVEQCRQLAEARVGELRALEDRCRHQTQLIETLTADKSQQGSSTPQDHASQELAAQLALSQAQLESQQGEAQRLQAGVLDLQAKLQAALGDREKVQSQLSVAEAALREHKALVQQLKEQNKALNRAHVQELLQCSEREGALQEERAGETQRREEELQVVWEELSQAKGGSKEAQLEHAELQKQPHRANTDMAELGIQVCALTAEKEPVEGALAHAMQELQDAKEASSKELEGLEHQVAGLRREKESLQGKLKAAEEAAGSLPGLQAQLAQAEQQAQSIRETARQELDTLKFQLSTEIMDYQSRLKTSSEECRSLRGQLEEQGRQLQAAEEAVGKLKAAQADAAEKLSCTSKHLAECQAAMLRKDEEGAALRQDLDRTQKELEKATTKIQEYYNRLCQEATDREKNDQKMLADLDDLNRTKKYLEERLIELLRDKDALWQKSDALEFQQKLSAEERWLGDTEANYCFDCKREFSWMVRRHHCRICGHIFCYYCCNNYAVSKHSSKKERCCQACFQKLSEGPGSPDSTSSGTSQGEPSPARSPAQASPQATRGQGANTDCRPPDDAVFDIITDEELCQIQESGSSLPETPTETDSLDPNVAEQQAPFGENPAVPAAAPLLP, from the exons ATGCTGTGACAGAACTAAGCAGAGAATTTAAGGAAGCAGGGGAACCCGTCACAGATGACAGCACCAGCTTGCATAAGTTTTCTTATAAACTTGAGTATCTCCTTCAA TTCGATCAGAAAGAGAAGGCCACCCTCCTGGGCAACAAGAAGGACTACTGGGATTACTTCTGTGCCTGCCTGGCCAAGGTGAAAGGAGCCAATGACGGGATCCGATTCGTCAAGTCTATTTCGGAG CTCCGAACATCTCTGGGAAAGGGAAGAGCATTTATTCGCTACTCCTTGGTGCACCAGAGGTTGGCCGACACCTTACAGCAGTGCTTCATGAACACCAAAGTGACCAG TGACTGGTACTACGCAAGGAGCCCCTTTCTGAAGCCAAAGCTGAGCTCTGACATCGTGGGCCAACTCTACGAGCTGACCGACATCCAGTTTGACCTGGCATCGAGGGGCTATGACCTGGATGCTGCCTGGCCGACGTTTGCCAG GAGGACCCTGGGCACTGGCTCTTCTGCTTACCTATGGAGACCCCCCAGCCGAAGCTCCAGCATGAGCAGTTTGGTGAGCAGCTACCTGCAG ACTCAGGAGATGGCCTCCCACCTTGACCTGAGCAACCCCTTAAACCACGAGGCACTGGAGGGCTTTGACGAGTTGCGGCTGGAGCTGGACCAGCTGGAGGTGCGGGAGAAGCAGCTGAAGGAGCAGATGCAGCAGCGGGACCGAGAGAACGAGGAGCTGAGGGCGGCCGTCAGCCTGCGTGGAGAGCAGctgcaggcagagagagagaggggccgCGCCGCCACCGAGGACAACCTTCGCCTCGCCGGTATGGTGGCCGCGCTCCGGAAGCAGTGGGAAGTCACCCAGGCCACACAGAACACTGTGAAGGAGCTGCAGATGTGCCTGCAGGCCCTGGAGCTGGGGGCCTCGGAGAAGGAGGAGGATTACCGCTCAGCCCTGCGGCGGCTGGAGTCCCTACTGCAGCCCCTGGCTCGGGAGCTCGAGGCCACACGTGACTCCCTGGGCAGGAAGGACCAGCGCTCAGCTGATGTCCCAGACCAGCTGGGTGCAGCCGAGCAGAAGGCTGATGTGGCACTGGATGCAAAGGGGCGGCAAAAGCGCATCCCCAGTGACTCGCCCCTGGAGACTCAGGAGCTGGGGGAGAAGGTCCTGGAAAGGGAGAGCACCTGGGTCCAGGAGCTCAGCAGGCAGCAGAGCACCCAGCTGGAGCAGCTGGCCAAAGAGCTGGAGCAGCTGGCCAAAGAGCTGCAGCTGAAGGAGGAGGCCCGGGCCAGCCTGGAGCGCCTGGTGGAGGAGATGGCCCCGCTCCGGGAAGAGCTGTCCAGGAAGGGGCAGGAGGCAGCCCAGCTCCAGCGTCAGCTGCAGGAGTCGTTGGCCCACTTGAGCTCCCTGGAGGACGAGCTCGCGGAGGGGCGGCGGCAGGAGCAGCGGCGGCAGGAGGAGAAGGAGCTGCTGGAGCAGGAGGCCAGGTCCCTGACGCGGCAGCTGCAGCTCCTGGAGACCCAGCTGGCCCAGGTGAGCCAGCACGTGAGTGACCTGGAGGAGCAGAGGAAGCAGCTCATCCAGGACAAAGACCGCCTCAGCCAGAGGGTGGGGGCGCTGGAGCGACTCGCTGCGCAGTCCGGCCCAGAGCTGCCCGTGGCGGCTGAGGAGCGCGAGGCTCTGAGCTCCACCCTGCAGCAGGCCTGTGAGAAGCTGGAGGAGAAGCTGGAGGAGGAGCCGCGGGGCCCGTGGGAGGAACAGGTGGACGATCCCAGGATGCAAGGGGCCGGCCAGGAGAAGAAGCTCCAGCAGGCCAACAGGGAGCTGGAGAAGGAGCTGCAGAATGTGGTGGAGCGCAACCAGCTGTTGGAGGATAAGCTTCAGGCCCTGCAGGCTGACTATCAAGCGCTGCAGCAGCGCGAGGCGGCCATCCAGggctccctggcctccctgcagTCAGAGCAGGCCAGCATCCGGCGCATGGGAGACCAGATGGAGGCAAGCCTCCTGGCTGTGAAGAAGGCCAAGGAGACCATGAGGGCCCATGTGGCTGAGAAGGAGGCTGCCCTGCAAAGCAAGGAGGCCGAATGCCAACAGCTGCGGGAGCAGGTGGAGCAGTGCCGGCAGCTGGCAGAGGCCCGGGTGGGGGAGCTCAGAGCGCTTGAGGACCGTTGCCGCCATCAGACCCAGCTGATCGAGACCCTCACGGCAGACAAAAGCCAGCAGGGGTCCAGCACACCTCAAGACCACGCGTCCCAGGAGCTAGCAGCCCAGCTGGCCCTGTCTCAGGCGCAGCTGGAGAGCCAGCAGGGGGAGGCCCAGAGACTGCAGGCTGGGGTGCTGGACCTCCAGGCCAAGCTGCAGGCAGCCCTGGGTGACCGGgagaaggtgcagagccagctgAGCGTGGCCGAGGCCGCTCTGAGGGAGCACAAGGCCCTCGTGCAGCAACTGAAGGAGCAGAACAAAGCCCTCAACAGGGCCCACGTCCAGGAGCTGCTGCAGTGCTCGGAGCGTGAAGGGGCACTGCAGGAGGAGAGGGCCGGAGAGACCCAGCGGAGGGAGGAGGAGCTCCAAGTAGTGTGGGAGGAGCTGTCCCAGGCAAAAGGCGGCTCCAAGGAGGCTCAGCTAGAACATGCTGAGCTGCAGAAGCAGCCGCACCGGGCCAACACGGATATGGCCGAGCTCGGCATCCAGGTCTGCGCGCTGACCGCGGAGAAAGAGCCGGTGGAGGGGGCGCTGGCCCACGCCATGCAAGAGCTCCAGGATGCCAAGGAGGCATCCTCCAAGGAGCTGGAGGGCCTGGAACACCAAGTGGCAGGGCTGCGGCGAGAGAAGGAGAGCTTGCAGGGGAAGCTGAAGGCAGCTGAGGAGGCAGCTGGCTCACTGCCTGGCCTGCAGGCCCAGCTGGCCCAGGCCGAGCAGCAGGCCCAGAGCATCCGGGAGACTGCACGCCAGGAGCTCGACACCCTCAAGTTCCAGCTGAGCACCGAGATCATGGACTACCAGAGCAGACTTAAG ACCTCCAGTGAAGAATGCAGGAGCCTCAGGGGCCAGTTGGAGGAGCAAGGTCGGCAGCTACAGGCCGCCGAGGAGGCTGTGGGGAAGCTGAAG GCTGCCCAGGCCGATGCAGCGGAGAAGCTGAGCTGCACCAGCAAGCACCTTGCCGAGTGCCAGGCCGCCATGCTGAGAAAGGATGAGGAGGGGGCCGCCCTGCGCCAAGACTTGGACAG GACCCAGAAGGAACTTGAAAAAGCCACGACAAAGATCCAGGAGTATTACAATAGACTCTGCCAGGAGGCGACAGACAGGGAGAAGAATGACCAGAAGATGCTTGCTGACCTGGATGACCTGAATAGAACCAAGAAGTACCTGGAGGAGCGGCTGATAGAGCTGCTCAG GGACAAGGATGCTCTCTGGCAGAAGTCAGATGCCCTGGAATTCCAACAGAAGCTCAGTGCTGAGGAGAGGTGGCTGGGGGACACGGAGGCGAACTACTGCTTTGACTGCAAGCGGGAGTTCAGCTGGATGGTGCGGCGGCACCACTGCAG GATATGCGGTCACATCTTCTGTTACTACTGCTGCAACAACTACGCTGTGAGCAAGCACAGCAGCAAGAAGGAGCGCTGCTGCCAGGCCTGCTTCCAGAAGCTGAGCGAGGGCCCCGGGTCCCCCGACAGCACCAGCTCGGGCACCAGCCAGGGAGAGCCCAGCCCCGCCCGGTCACCAGCCCAGGCCTCACCGCAAGCCACCAGAGGCCAAG GTGCTAACACAGACTGCCGGCCGCCAGACGATGCCGTGTTTGACATCATCACAGATGAGGAGTTGTGCCAGATACAGGAGTCCGGCTCCTCCTTGCCTGAAACACCCACCGAAACTGATTCTCTTGACCCAAACGTGGCTGAACA GCAGGCACCGTTCGGGGAGAACCCAGCAGTCCCAGCAGCCGCCCCTCTGTTGCCGTGA
- the FYCO1 gene encoding FYVE and coiled-coil domain-containing protein 1 isoform X4, translating to MASTSVESQLQRIIRDLQDAVTELSREFKEAGEPVTDDSTSLHKFSYKLEYLLQFDQKEKATLLGNKKDYWDYFCACLAKVKGANDGIRFVKSISELRTSLGKGRAFIRYSLVHQRLADTLQQCFMNTKVTSDWYYARSPFLKPKLSSDIVGQLYELTDIQFDLASRGYDLDAAWPTFARRTLGTGSSAYLWRPPSRSSSMSSLVSSYLQTQEMASHLDLSNPLNHEALEGFDELRLELDQLEVREKQLKEQMQQRDRENEELRAAVSLRGEQLQAERERGRAATEDNLRLAGMVAALRKQWEVTQATQNTVKELQMCLQALELGASEKEEDYRSALRRLESLLQPLARELEATRDSLGRKDQRSADVPDQLGAAEQKADVALDAKGRQKRIPSDSPLETQELGEKVLERESTWVQELSRQQSTQLEQLAKELEQLAKELQLKEEARASLERLVEEMAPLREELSRKGQEAAQLQRQLQESLAHLSSLEDELAEGRRQEQRRQEEKELLEQEARSLTRQLQLLETQLAQVSQHVSDLEEQRKQLIQDKDRLSQRVGALERLAAQSGPELPVAAEEREALSSTLQQACEKLEEKLEEEPRGPWEEQVDDPRMQGAGQEKKLQQANRELEKELQNVVERNQLLEDKLQALQADYQALQQREAAIQGSLASLQSEQASIRRMGDQMEASLLAVKKAKETMRAHVAEKEAALQSKEAECQQLREQVEQCRQLAEARVGELRALEDRCRHQTQLIETLTADKSQQGSSTPQDHASQELAAQLALSQAQLESQQGEAQRLQAGVLDLQAKLQAALGDREKVQSQLSVAEAALREHKALVQQLKEQNKALNRAHVQELLQCSEREGALQEERAGETQRREEELQVVWEELSQAKGGSKEAQLEHAELQKQPHRANTDMAELGIQVCALTAEKEPVEGALAHAMQELQDAKEASSKELEGLEHQVAGLRREKESLQGKLKAAEEAAGSLPGLQAQLAQAEQQAQSIRETARQELDTLKFQLSTEIMDYQSRLKTSSEECRSLRGQLEEQGRQLQAAEEAVGKLKAAQADAAEKLSCTSKHLAECQAAMLRKDEEGAALRQDLDRTQKELEKATTKIQEYYNRLCQEATDREKNDQKMLADLDDLNRTKKYLEERLIELLRDKDALWQKSDALEFQQKLSAEERWLGDTEANYCFDCKREFSWMVRRHHCRICGHIFCYYCCNNYAVSKHSSKKERCCQACFQKLSEGPGSPDSTSSGTSQGEPSPARSPAQASPQATRGQGANTDCRPPDDAVFDIITDEELCQIQESGSSLPETPTETDSLDPNVAEHMQDLSSLTRDRTRAPCSGSGES from the exons ATGCTGTGACAGAACTAAGCAGAGAATTTAAGGAAGCAGGGGAACCCGTCACAGATGACAGCACCAGCTTGCATAAGTTTTCTTATAAACTTGAGTATCTCCTTCAA TTCGATCAGAAAGAGAAGGCCACCCTCCTGGGCAACAAGAAGGACTACTGGGATTACTTCTGTGCCTGCCTGGCCAAGGTGAAAGGAGCCAATGACGGGATCCGATTCGTCAAGTCTATTTCGGAG CTCCGAACATCTCTGGGAAAGGGAAGAGCATTTATTCGCTACTCCTTGGTGCACCAGAGGTTGGCCGACACCTTACAGCAGTGCTTCATGAACACCAAAGTGACCAG TGACTGGTACTACGCAAGGAGCCCCTTTCTGAAGCCAAAGCTGAGCTCTGACATCGTGGGCCAACTCTACGAGCTGACCGACATCCAGTTTGACCTGGCATCGAGGGGCTATGACCTGGATGCTGCCTGGCCGACGTTTGCCAG GAGGACCCTGGGCACTGGCTCTTCTGCTTACCTATGGAGACCCCCCAGCCGAAGCTCCAGCATGAGCAGTTTGGTGAGCAGCTACCTGCAG ACTCAGGAGATGGCCTCCCACCTTGACCTGAGCAACCCCTTAAACCACGAGGCACTGGAGGGCTTTGACGAGTTGCGGCTGGAGCTGGACCAGCTGGAGGTGCGGGAGAAGCAGCTGAAGGAGCAGATGCAGCAGCGGGACCGAGAGAACGAGGAGCTGAGGGCGGCCGTCAGCCTGCGTGGAGAGCAGctgcaggcagagagagagaggggccgCGCCGCCACCGAGGACAACCTTCGCCTCGCCGGTATGGTGGCCGCGCTCCGGAAGCAGTGGGAAGTCACCCAGGCCACACAGAACACTGTGAAGGAGCTGCAGATGTGCCTGCAGGCCCTGGAGCTGGGGGCCTCGGAGAAGGAGGAGGATTACCGCTCAGCCCTGCGGCGGCTGGAGTCCCTACTGCAGCCCCTGGCTCGGGAGCTCGAGGCCACACGTGACTCCCTGGGCAGGAAGGACCAGCGCTCAGCTGATGTCCCAGACCAGCTGGGTGCAGCCGAGCAGAAGGCTGATGTGGCACTGGATGCAAAGGGGCGGCAAAAGCGCATCCCCAGTGACTCGCCCCTGGAGACTCAGGAGCTGGGGGAGAAGGTCCTGGAAAGGGAGAGCACCTGGGTCCAGGAGCTCAGCAGGCAGCAGAGCACCCAGCTGGAGCAGCTGGCCAAAGAGCTGGAGCAGCTGGCCAAAGAGCTGCAGCTGAAGGAGGAGGCCCGGGCCAGCCTGGAGCGCCTGGTGGAGGAGATGGCCCCGCTCCGGGAAGAGCTGTCCAGGAAGGGGCAGGAGGCAGCCCAGCTCCAGCGTCAGCTGCAGGAGTCGTTGGCCCACTTGAGCTCCCTGGAGGACGAGCTCGCGGAGGGGCGGCGGCAGGAGCAGCGGCGGCAGGAGGAGAAGGAGCTGCTGGAGCAGGAGGCCAGGTCCCTGACGCGGCAGCTGCAGCTCCTGGAGACCCAGCTGGCCCAGGTGAGCCAGCACGTGAGTGACCTGGAGGAGCAGAGGAAGCAGCTCATCCAGGACAAAGACCGCCTCAGCCAGAGGGTGGGGGCGCTGGAGCGACTCGCTGCGCAGTCCGGCCCAGAGCTGCCCGTGGCGGCTGAGGAGCGCGAGGCTCTGAGCTCCACCCTGCAGCAGGCCTGTGAGAAGCTGGAGGAGAAGCTGGAGGAGGAGCCGCGGGGCCCGTGGGAGGAACAGGTGGACGATCCCAGGATGCAAGGGGCCGGCCAGGAGAAGAAGCTCCAGCAGGCCAACAGGGAGCTGGAGAAGGAGCTGCAGAATGTGGTGGAGCGCAACCAGCTGTTGGAGGATAAGCTTCAGGCCCTGCAGGCTGACTATCAAGCGCTGCAGCAGCGCGAGGCGGCCATCCAGggctccctggcctccctgcagTCAGAGCAGGCCAGCATCCGGCGCATGGGAGACCAGATGGAGGCAAGCCTCCTGGCTGTGAAGAAGGCCAAGGAGACCATGAGGGCCCATGTGGCTGAGAAGGAGGCTGCCCTGCAAAGCAAGGAGGCCGAATGCCAACAGCTGCGGGAGCAGGTGGAGCAGTGCCGGCAGCTGGCAGAGGCCCGGGTGGGGGAGCTCAGAGCGCTTGAGGACCGTTGCCGCCATCAGACCCAGCTGATCGAGACCCTCACGGCAGACAAAAGCCAGCAGGGGTCCAGCACACCTCAAGACCACGCGTCCCAGGAGCTAGCAGCCCAGCTGGCCCTGTCTCAGGCGCAGCTGGAGAGCCAGCAGGGGGAGGCCCAGAGACTGCAGGCTGGGGTGCTGGACCTCCAGGCCAAGCTGCAGGCAGCCCTGGGTGACCGGgagaaggtgcagagccagctgAGCGTGGCCGAGGCCGCTCTGAGGGAGCACAAGGCCCTCGTGCAGCAACTGAAGGAGCAGAACAAAGCCCTCAACAGGGCCCACGTCCAGGAGCTGCTGCAGTGCTCGGAGCGTGAAGGGGCACTGCAGGAGGAGAGGGCCGGAGAGACCCAGCGGAGGGAGGAGGAGCTCCAAGTAGTGTGGGAGGAGCTGTCCCAGGCAAAAGGCGGCTCCAAGGAGGCTCAGCTAGAACATGCTGAGCTGCAGAAGCAGCCGCACCGGGCCAACACGGATATGGCCGAGCTCGGCATCCAGGTCTGCGCGCTGACCGCGGAGAAAGAGCCGGTGGAGGGGGCGCTGGCCCACGCCATGCAAGAGCTCCAGGATGCCAAGGAGGCATCCTCCAAGGAGCTGGAGGGCCTGGAACACCAAGTGGCAGGGCTGCGGCGAGAGAAGGAGAGCTTGCAGGGGAAGCTGAAGGCAGCTGAGGAGGCAGCTGGCTCACTGCCTGGCCTGCAGGCCCAGCTGGCCCAGGCCGAGCAGCAGGCCCAGAGCATCCGGGAGACTGCACGCCAGGAGCTCGACACCCTCAAGTTCCAGCTGAGCACCGAGATCATGGACTACCAGAGCAGACTTAAG ACCTCCAGTGAAGAATGCAGGAGCCTCAGGGGCCAGTTGGAGGAGCAAGGTCGGCAGCTACAGGCCGCCGAGGAGGCTGTGGGGAAGCTGAAG GCTGCCCAGGCCGATGCAGCGGAGAAGCTGAGCTGCACCAGCAAGCACCTTGCCGAGTGCCAGGCCGCCATGCTGAGAAAGGATGAGGAGGGGGCCGCCCTGCGCCAAGACTTGGACAG GACCCAGAAGGAACTTGAAAAAGCCACGACAAAGATCCAGGAGTATTACAATAGACTCTGCCAGGAGGCGACAGACAGGGAGAAGAATGACCAGAAGATGCTTGCTGACCTGGATGACCTGAATAGAACCAAGAAGTACCTGGAGGAGCGGCTGATAGAGCTGCTCAG GGACAAGGATGCTCTCTGGCAGAAGTCAGATGCCCTGGAATTCCAACAGAAGCTCAGTGCTGAGGAGAGGTGGCTGGGGGACACGGAGGCGAACTACTGCTTTGACTGCAAGCGGGAGTTCAGCTGGATGGTGCGGCGGCACCACTGCAG GATATGCGGTCACATCTTCTGTTACTACTGCTGCAACAACTACGCTGTGAGCAAGCACAGCAGCAAGAAGGAGCGCTGCTGCCAGGCCTGCTTCCAGAAGCTGAGCGAGGGCCCCGGGTCCCCCGACAGCACCAGCTCGGGCACCAGCCAGGGAGAGCCCAGCCCCGCCCGGTCACCAGCCCAGGCCTCACCGCAAGCCACCAGAGGCCAAG GTGCTAACACAGACTGCCGGCCGCCAGACGATGCCGTGTTTGACATCATCACAGATGAGGAGTTGTGCCAGATACAGGAGTCCGGCTCCTCCTTGCCTGAAACACCCACCGAAACTGATTCTCTTGACCCAAACGTGGCTGAACA catgcaggatcttagttccctaaccagggatcgaacccgtgccccctgcagtggaagtggggagtcttaa